One Punica granatum isolate Tunisia-2019 chromosome 3, ASM765513v2, whole genome shotgun sequence genomic window carries:
- the LOC116201996 gene encoding probable DNA-3-methyladenine glycosylase 2 — MRNHVQTQPSSKIPFRPRKIRRLSSPSKSLPPSAPSIPLIPRAIARPLSSDGEIELSLRHLRSSDHSLVSVIDSLAPPSFESSSPPFISLTKSILYQQLATKAAKTIYGRFLTLCSGGGDGEPLVSPETVLGLSAQQLRQVGVSGRKASYLHDLAGKYRDRVLSDSSILEMDDEALLRVLTTVKGIGVWSVHMFMMFSLHRPDVLPVGDLGVRKGVQLLYNLKELPKAVEMEEVCEKWKPYRSVGSWYMWRLMESKSNKALAPVEKV, encoded by the exons ATGAGAAATCATGTCCAAACCCAACCTTCTTCCAAAATCCCATTCCGCCCCCGCAAAATCCGCAGactctcctctccctccaaaTCCCTACCTCCCTCCGCCCCGTCGATTCCCTTAATCCCTCGGGCGATTGCGAGGCCCCTGTCGTCCGACGGCGAGATAGAGCTCTCTCTCCGCCATCTCCGGAGCTCTGACCACTCATTGGTTTCCGTAATCGACTCGCTTGCCCCTCCTTCGTTCGAATCCTCGAGCCCACCCTTCATCTCTCTCACCAAAAGCATCCTCTACCAGCAGCTGGCGACGAAGGCCGCCAAGACGATTTACGGGCGATTCCTCACTCTGTGCAGCGGCGGTGGCGATGGCGAGCCCCTGGTCTCGCCGGAGACGGTGCTCGGGCTCTCTGCCCAGCAGCTCCGGCAG GTAGGTGTGTCGGGTCGGAAAGCAAGCTACCTCCATGACCTCGCCGGCAAGTACCGAGACCGGGTCTTATCGGACAGCTCGATCCTCGAAATGGACGATGAGGCCCTGCTGAGAGTGTTGACCACTGTCAAAGGGATCGGGGTCTGGTCGGTTCACATGTTTATGATGTTCTCGCTGCACAGACCCGATGTGCTGCCGGTGGGGGATCTCGGTGTAAGGAAAGGCGTGCAGCTCTTGTACAATCTCAAGGAGCTGCCTAAGGCTGTGGAAATGGAGGAGGTTTGTGAGAAGTGGAAGCCTTATCGATCTGTCGGGTCTTGGTACATGTGGAGACTGATGGAATCGAAGAGCAACAAGGCCTTAGCTCCGGTGGAGAAAGTTTAG
- the LOC116201412 gene encoding sugar transporter ERD6-like 6 isoform X1, producing the protein MENRKPICLSHFPSVAWQLVEEGSENKEMSSRDGGENGLGQGDIRKPLLNTGSWYRLSSWRSSSMGMGSSAQVIREGAVSVIFCVLVVALGPIQFGFTAGYSSPTQTDIVADLNLSVSEFSLFGSLANVGAMVGAIACGQIAEYMGRKGSLMIAAIPNIIGWIFISFARDTAFLYMGRLIEGFGVGIISYTVPVYIAEISPQNMRGSLGAVNQLSVTIGILLAYLLGLFVNWRILAVLGALPCTILIPGLFFIPESPRWLAKMGMTDEFESSLQVLRGFDVDISSEVNDIKKAVASSSKRTTITFAALKRKRYWFPLMIGIGLLILQQLTGINGVLFYSTTIFESAGISSSNLATVGLGAIQVIATGVATWLMDKAGRRLLLIVSSLGMALSLILVSVSFFLEVVISEDSKVYTLLGILSLVGLVALVISYSLGVGAIPWLIMSEILPVSIKGLAGSIATFVNWLMSWAITMSANFLLDWSTGGTFTIYTVVTAFMVVFVSLWVPETKGRTLEEIQSSFR; encoded by the exons ATGGAGAACCGGAAACCCATTTGCCTCTCTCATTTTCCAAG TGTCGCCTGGCAGCTTGTCGAGGAAGGAAGTGAGAACAAGGAAATGAGTTCAAGAGATGGCGGTGAGAATGGGTTGGGGCAGGGGGATATTAGGAAACCGCTGCTCAACACGGGGAGTTGGTATCGGCTTAGCTCATGGCGGTCGAGCTCGATGGGGATGGGATCGTCTGCTCAGGTGATTCGCGAGGGGGCTGTATCCGTCATCTTCTGTGTGCTCGTCGTTGCCCTGGGCCCCATCCAGTTCGGTTTCACT GCCGGATACTCATCTCCGACACAGACGGACATTGTCGCTGATCTAAATCTCAGCGTATCAGAG TTCTCTCTGTTTGGTTCCTTGGCAAATGTGGGTGCAATGGTTGGGGCAATAGCTTGCGGGCAGATAGCAGAGTACATGGGTCGAAAAGGG TCACTGATGATCGCTGCGATCCCCAACATCATAGGATGGATCTTCATATCATTTGCCAGA GACACAGCATTCTTGTAcatgggaaggttgatcgagGGATTTGGCGTTGGGATAATATCATACACG GTTCCAGTATACATAGCTGAGATATCACCTCAGAATATGAGAGGAAGCCTTGGAGCTGTCAACCAG CTGTCAGTTACTATCGGAATCTTGCTCGCTTACTTGCTGGGACTATTTGTCAACTGGAGAATTCTTGCAGTCCTAG GAGCTCTGCCATGCACAATACTGATTCCGGGCTTATTTTTCATCCCAGAGTCTCCTCGATGGCTG GCTAAAATGGGAATGAcagatgaatttgaatcctcTCTTCAAGTTCTACGGGGCTTTGATGTTGATATCTCTAGCGAGGTGAATGACATCAAG AAAGCTGTCGCATCATCTAGCAAGAGAACCACAATTACGTTTGCAGCTCTCAAGAGGAAACGATACTGGTTTCCTCTAATG ATTGGTATAGGATTGCTCATTCTTCAACAGCTCACTGGCATCAATGGAGTTCTATTTTATTCCACCACGATTTTCGAAAGTGCTG GGATCTCATCGAGCAATTTGGCAACTGTTGGCCTCGGTGCAATTCAG GTTATTGCGACCGGTGTTGCTACTTGGTTGATGGACAAAGCAGGACGGAGACTGCTCCTTATC GTATCCTCTTTGGGAATGGCTCTAAGCTTGATCCTGGTGTCTGTTTCATTCTTTCTAGAG GTTGTTATATCAGAAGATTCGAAAGTTTACACTTTGCTGGGAATATTGTCACTGGTCGGCCTCGTG GCTCTCGTGATCTCCTACTCTCTTGGAGTAGGAGCAATCCCCTGGCTCATAATGTCCGAG ATTCTCCCGGTGAGCATTAAGGGCCTCGCAGGCAGCATAGCAACATTTGTGAACTGGCTAATGTCGTGGGCCATCACAATGAGCGCAAACTTTCTCCTCGACTGGAGCACCGGAG GAACTTTCACAATTTACACCGTGGTAACTGCTTTCATGGTCGTGTTCGTCTCGCTTTGGGTCCCGGAGACCAAGGGCAGGACCCTCGAAGAGATACAATCGTCTTTTCGCTAA
- the LOC116201413 gene encoding monoacylglycerol lipase ABHD6-like, whose translation MVNLVAIQEPLLHGLMKMAGVRPYTVEIEPGTVMNFWVPSELVKRKPKKGENLSPSDVNKPSKPAVVLVHGFAAEGVVTWQFQVGGLTKKYAVYIPDLIFFGSSISNRPDRSPTFQAECLVAGLKKLGVEKCTVVGFSYGGMVAFKMGELYPDFVQAMVISGSILAMTDSLSEETLHSLGYSSSSELLLPTNVKGLKALQSVAMYRKFWFPDRFHKDYLEVMFTNRKERAELLEGLVISNKDASIPDFAQRIHLLWGEKDQIFKVELARNMKEQLGENATVECIKKAGHLAHLERPCVYNRRLKRFLASLHKNGAKK comes from the exons ATGGTGAACCTGGTCGCTATACAGGAGCCGTTGCTCCATGGATTGATGAAGATGGCCGGGGTTCGACCCTACACTGTCGAGATCGAGCCCGGAACTGTCATGAATTTCTGGGTTCCATCCGAGCTTGTCAAGAGGAAGCCCAAGAAGGGTGAAAACCTTTCCCCCTCGGATGTtaacaagcctagcaagcctGCAGTGGTCCTGGTGCATGGTTTCGCTGCCGAAGGCGTTGTGACTTGGCAGTTTCAG GTGGGTGGCCTAACAAAGAAGTATGCCGTCTACATCCCGGACCTTATCTTCTTCGGCAGCTCAATCAGCAACAGGCCCGACCGGTCACCAACCTTCCAGGCGGAGTGCTTGGTCGCGGGCCTGAAGAAGCTCGGGGTCGAGAAGTGCACTGTCGTGGGGTTCAGCTACGGCGGGATGGTAGCCTTCAAGATGGGCGAGCTCTATCCAGATTTTGTCCAAGCCATGGTCATATCGGGCTCGATCCTGGCCATGACCGACTCCCTGAGCGAGGAGACGCTGCACAGCCTAGGCTATTCCTCGTCGTCGGAGCTGCTGCTGCCGACTAATGTGAAGGGCCTGAAGGCGCTTCAGTCGGTCGCCATGTACCGGAAGTTCTGGTTCCCGGACAGATTCCACAAGGATTACCTTGAG GTGATGTTCACAAACAGGAAGGAGAGAGCTGAGCTATTGGAAGGTCTTGTCATCAGCAACAAAGACGCATCCATCCCCGATTTCGCTCAG AGAATACATCTGCTTTGGGGAGAGAAGGACCAGATCTTTAAAGTGGAACTTGCCCGGAACATGAAAGA GCAACTTGGGGAGAATGCAACCGTCGAGTGCATCAAGAAGGCGGGCCACTTAGCCCATCTCGAGCGGCCCTGTGTCTACAACCGCCGCCTCAAGCGGTTCCTTGCTTCCCTCCACAAGAATGGCGCCAAAAAATGA
- the LOC116198669 gene encoding uncharacterized protein LOC116198669 → MASSTSTAAGTQSPRKPLGFLQHAKKHKHSFIQFFAMTGILLLSVRSLGQKYRMHDLLDDTTALREERDNLTNRMDRIKRDLRREASLESSGLFAARLRSLFGDD, encoded by the coding sequence ATGGCGTCCTCTACCTCGACAGCGGCGGGCACCCAAAGCCCTAGGAAGCCCCTAGGGTTTCTGCAGCACGCGAAGAAGCACAAGCACAGCTTCATCCAGTTCTTCGCCATGACCGGTATCCTCCTCCTCAGCGTCAGGTCTCTGGGCCAGAAGTACCGGATGCACGACCTCCTCGATGACACCACGGCCCTGCGGGAGGAGCGCGACAACCTGACAAACCGGATGGACCGCATCAAGCGCGACCTCCGCCGCGAGGCCTCGCTCGAATCCTCCGGCCTCTTCGCCGCTCGCCTCCGCTCCCTCTTCGGCGACGATTGA
- the LOC116201412 gene encoding sugar transporter ERD6-like 6 isoform X2, with amino-acid sequence MENRKPICLSHFPSVAWQLVEEGSENKEMSSRDGGENGLGQGDIRKPLLNTGSWYRLSSWRSSSMGMGSSAQAGYSSPTQTDIVADLNLSVSEFSLFGSLANVGAMVGAIACGQIAEYMGRKGSLMIAAIPNIIGWIFISFARDTAFLYMGRLIEGFGVGIISYTVPVYIAEISPQNMRGSLGAVNQLSVTIGILLAYLLGLFVNWRILAVLGALPCTILIPGLFFIPESPRWLAKMGMTDEFESSLQVLRGFDVDISSEVNDIKKAVASSSKRTTITFAALKRKRYWFPLMIGIGLLILQQLTGINGVLFYSTTIFESAGISSSNLATVGLGAIQVIATGVATWLMDKAGRRLLLIVSSLGMALSLILVSVSFFLEVVISEDSKVYTLLGILSLVGLVALVISYSLGVGAIPWLIMSEILPVSIKGLAGSIATFVNWLMSWAITMSANFLLDWSTGGTFTIYTVVTAFMVVFVSLWVPETKGRTLEEIQSSFR; translated from the exons ATGGAGAACCGGAAACCCATTTGCCTCTCTCATTTTCCAAG TGTCGCCTGGCAGCTTGTCGAGGAAGGAAGTGAGAACAAGGAAATGAGTTCAAGAGATGGCGGTGAGAATGGGTTGGGGCAGGGGGATATTAGGAAACCGCTGCTCAACACGGGGAGTTGGTATCGGCTTAGCTCATGGCGGTCGAGCTCGATGGGGATGGGATCGTCTGCTCAG GCCGGATACTCATCTCCGACACAGACGGACATTGTCGCTGATCTAAATCTCAGCGTATCAGAG TTCTCTCTGTTTGGTTCCTTGGCAAATGTGGGTGCAATGGTTGGGGCAATAGCTTGCGGGCAGATAGCAGAGTACATGGGTCGAAAAGGG TCACTGATGATCGCTGCGATCCCCAACATCATAGGATGGATCTTCATATCATTTGCCAGA GACACAGCATTCTTGTAcatgggaaggttgatcgagGGATTTGGCGTTGGGATAATATCATACACG GTTCCAGTATACATAGCTGAGATATCACCTCAGAATATGAGAGGAAGCCTTGGAGCTGTCAACCAG CTGTCAGTTACTATCGGAATCTTGCTCGCTTACTTGCTGGGACTATTTGTCAACTGGAGAATTCTTGCAGTCCTAG GAGCTCTGCCATGCACAATACTGATTCCGGGCTTATTTTTCATCCCAGAGTCTCCTCGATGGCTG GCTAAAATGGGAATGAcagatgaatttgaatcctcTCTTCAAGTTCTACGGGGCTTTGATGTTGATATCTCTAGCGAGGTGAATGACATCAAG AAAGCTGTCGCATCATCTAGCAAGAGAACCACAATTACGTTTGCAGCTCTCAAGAGGAAACGATACTGGTTTCCTCTAATG ATTGGTATAGGATTGCTCATTCTTCAACAGCTCACTGGCATCAATGGAGTTCTATTTTATTCCACCACGATTTTCGAAAGTGCTG GGATCTCATCGAGCAATTTGGCAACTGTTGGCCTCGGTGCAATTCAG GTTATTGCGACCGGTGTTGCTACTTGGTTGATGGACAAAGCAGGACGGAGACTGCTCCTTATC GTATCCTCTTTGGGAATGGCTCTAAGCTTGATCCTGGTGTCTGTTTCATTCTTTCTAGAG GTTGTTATATCAGAAGATTCGAAAGTTTACACTTTGCTGGGAATATTGTCACTGGTCGGCCTCGTG GCTCTCGTGATCTCCTACTCTCTTGGAGTAGGAGCAATCCCCTGGCTCATAATGTCCGAG ATTCTCCCGGTGAGCATTAAGGGCCTCGCAGGCAGCATAGCAACATTTGTGAACTGGCTAATGTCGTGGGCCATCACAATGAGCGCAAACTTTCTCCTCGACTGGAGCACCGGAG GAACTTTCACAATTTACACCGTGGTAACTGCTTTCATGGTCGTGTTCGTCTCGCTTTGGGTCCCGGAGACCAAGGGCAGGACCCTCGAAGAGATACAATCGTCTTTTCGCTAA